GGCCATGGTCTTTGCTACCTGGAACGCCTGGCGGTCTTACCCTCTGAGAGACATAAAGGAAACGGCCAGCAACTGGTGGAACATGTTTTTCAAGAGGCCAGGAAACTAAATATAGAAAAGATCAGCATCGGTATCATCAACCAGCAAACAGAATTAAAGCAATGGTATAAAAAAATGGGCTTTGTTGAGGGAGAAATAAAAGAATTCGAACACTTACCGTTTTGTGTCTGTTTTATGACGATTGATCTGCGCCAGGTATGACAGCATTAATGCGTGAATGGTAGGGAATAAAATATCGTCCTAGACGAGGATCTTATTCGCAGGGCTCCTCTTTCATACGGTCAATCAGGGTGGCCAGCATCTCTTCGATATAAGGGCTTATATCTTTGAATTCAACCCCGATGCCGCTTCGATTGACCTGAACAATTTCGCCCTTCACTTTAAGCGGCTTGTCAAACCCGGCTATCGAAAACGACATTGCGATTTCTTCGCCCACAAATAAAGGACGGTGGGTTTCGATAAAGACACCTCTTTGGCTGATGTTTTTGATGGTGTCAGTATAATAGCGATCATAAGTTGCGTAGCTAACTGTGATTGAGCACGATTTTCGGATATAAGCCCGCCGTTCGACAGTGAGCAAGTCTTCAGCATATTTCAGCAGAGCCGTTTGTTTTTCTTCGGACAGATTTAATACCAGCTGAAACAATTTGGGAATGACGACATTGTATTTTTCAAAATCAGTTTCCGATATTTTCATACCAGCATATATCCTTTGCAACCCAATAAATACGCCACCATTGATCAGTACGGGACTCGAAAACTGTATCGGAAAATTATAGGTTTTACTTTAGCCTTCTTTCGCTGCATTCGCAATTAAATTAATCTTAAATGAGCATATTGCCAAAATAATAAAATAAAATTATTTAACATTATATTAATTGTTTAAATTTCAAATATTAAATTTTTACTTTAGAAACTTTCAATTTGCTTTTTGAGTTGAGTTCCCCAAAAACAAGAGGGCTGTTTAAACTCGCTCTATTTTAAACAGCCCTCTTCCGAGAAGTGATGTAACGCTGACCTGTAATCAAGTCGCCTTCATTGCACTGGCGGCACATTCATTTTTTCCCAGATCCATTATTTCCTGTTGCTCGGCATCCACCTCCAATATTCCGGCGTTGACTTTGCGTATCTCAGCATACACCTCCGGTTGGGTTCGCATATTATTTTCAATAAAGCCGATAAAGGCATCTTCGCTGGAGATACCGTATATATCCGCATTTTTGAATTTTATATTGCCCAGGGTATCTGAAAATATCTGATTTGGGTTGGCTTCACGCCAGTCCATATAGTGGCCGGGTAAAATGACGACCTCATCATCCAAATTTTCGATTTTAGTCTTAAGGGTATTGTACAAGAGCTTTGACCATTCTTCGGCTTTACCCCCCAGGTCGGGCCGCCCTATGGATAAGATGAAGACCGTATCGCCTGATATCAGATACTTATTATCAATTAAATATGATGTGCTTCCCGGGGTGTGGCCAGGCATATGCAGGGCCCTGATTTCAGGACCGCCTTTTGAGAAGGGATAAATCGCCTCATCTTCGATCTTCTCGTACGGAAAAGCTGCACCTTTAAAATCGTTTTCATGCCCGAAAATAATCGCCCCGCTGTCAGAGGCAATCTGTTTGCTG
The sequence above is drawn from the Desulfobacterales bacterium genome and encodes:
- a CDS encoding PilZ domain-containing protein, with amino-acid sequence MKISETDFEKYNVVIPKLFQLVLNLSEEKQTALLKYAEDLLTVERRAYIRKSCSITVSYATYDRYYTDTIKNISQRGVFIETHRPLFVGEEIAMSFSIAGFDKPLKVKGEIVQVNRSGIGVEFKDISPYIEEMLATLIDRMKEEPCE
- a CDS encoding GNAT family N-acetyltransferase, coding for MYPIIREAQTSDASELSSLIRHAYRDVADRFELTATNCPKHPSNCTDGWVENDFSRGVRYFILEKEHKSVGCAAIEMAGHGLCYLERLAVLPSERHKGNGQQLVEHVFQEARKLNIEKISIGIINQQTELKQWYKKMGFVEGEIKEFEHLPFCVCFMTIDLRQV
- a CDS encoding MBL fold metallo-hydrolase, producing MEPIKYTAEDLFEWVTTEGEEFLLLDVRVTEQFDNFKVEGPYLGEMVNVPYVEFVEHEEESVAQVPRVDKIRIVCAKEGSAKFVGEILMNHGFKDVGFLEGGIKNWGNMLAPKLVAADDRYQLFQFIRPGKASCSYGLISGDEMVLFDPTRNIDFYNSFAEQHGATITKTFETHLQADYISGSKQIASDSGAIIFGHENDFKGAAFPYEKIEDEAIYPFSKGGPEIRALHMPGHTPGSTSYLIDNKYLISGDTVFILSIGRPDLGGKAEEWSKLLYNTLKTKIENLDDEVVILPGHYMDWREANPNQIFSDTLGNIKFKNADIYGISSEDAFIGFIENNMRTQPEVYAEIRKVNAGILEVDAEQQEIMDLGKNECAASAMKAT